ctcgacacctgccatagtcaaatattcaacagtccatTTTGCGGAGTGcttgaagcattgtcgtggtgaaggaagATCCTGCTTTGAGGGCGTTGCTGTCGATTTAATTCCAAGACAACAgacaaacagcgattgacataccagtctgaaGTAACTGTGCCttcatcttctagcacaactgtcgcgaaatgacctttccgaccaaagaatgagacaatattattttttccttaacttgttcctttctttaccttagttggccgatcctcgaaaagaaagacccactgagctgattgtcttttgatttcgggttcgtagcaatatatccagctttcaacacctgtgacgatgtcaaatacagcatttgagtcaccgccgttgaactcatctaacatttggcgacaccagttcatgcgaaggtgtttctggtcgtcggttaaagtatggcgaatccatctggtataaagcttcctgacgcctacatgttcgtgtaatattttttgaacttgactcataccaatgcctaagTTTGCCCGTGTCTGCTGATAGGTAACTCTCTTATCTTCCCCTATCATGCGTCACACAGCACTGAtgctatcttcagtagtcgctgttaaaggacgtccctcacgcggatcatcattgagattgctacgtcgacgcttaaactcgttaaaccaattgcaAATAGTGGCACAAGATGGGGCtttattaagaaatgctaatcgcagtctatcatagctttgttgttgagtaagcccacaacgaaagtcataataaataattgaacgaaaactttctcgcgttaggttcattttacgtgtaacaagagttttagatttgacgccaattcacaaaaacaaatgacaaatgaaagcaatatactacattacgTTACCAAAGacttctaaaattgaaattaaaaaaaagttttcattagcaacgTTTCTAattggccagttctaaacattttcagtggtACCCACGTATAAGAAAATTTTGTGGTTATTTAAAAGAGGCTAGTCAAGATTCACATAAAAcaagaataacataaaaatgtatGCATGTAATTAAAAACAACTTTTAGACTGTAATatgtagaaaaatttaaaagcaaAGTATgcttaaaaaaagatatacagtTCAATACAAGTACAAGTAGAATTCAATTCGTTCTTAGCCGCATACCAGACCACGTGCTACGCACATCTACCACAATTTCAAGAGTGCATGTACCCATGCACCGAACTGCACATTTAGAAGACTTCGCGAATTCAGCTTAATGGACAGGTTTACCTGAGTTGAGTTGTTGAGCTTATTGTATAAACAGGATTTATCCACTAAGCCAAGATTATCTCGACATCGCTTGGAATCATTAGGCAATTGACACGAAATCAATACGCCGTGACGCTGACGGCCACTGATAAATGGATTACATGTAAACGTCAATGATGAGACCTGGCTGTGGGAACTAATATAAGCCATTAGGTCGAGAATGTCGAACACGAGCTAATCAATTGATACATCATAGTGTATTAGATCATCTAGAATGTATTGCCAGGATTATATTgcacttaataaataaataagtaactaaGTTCTTTACTgccatacaaaacattacaaatataaaatgaatagttaggctacgcgatgaaacaataggtaaaaggaaaaggctcagcttgaCCTGACATGGAATTAtagatttatgtttccatgcagcgctgtttttcagtcatcccctcctccctaaggtgttgagtgggagtggacgcattgtggctccccgattacctacttaagttaactttttttattaaatgtaatattaaaaaaaagcgttcTTATTACCTTTTCCAGTTACTTTATTACGTGAGTGTGGGCGTGAGTGTTGGCGTGTGTTTATGTCCGCacacagaaaaaatcttttagagaGAGGAATTTCCAGTGGATATGGTTCAATTTTTCCGCACCAAGTTGCTTTTTTAGTAGAGCAAAAtggtattttttcttaaaatacccGATAGTCATTTGTTTCTTTAGAGGGGGTAAGTcattccatatttttgctgcagaTAATCTGAAAGATCGAACCGAGTTGTTTTGTGCTTAGGGATTATGATTAAGAGATtatcatcacaaaatcattcagtcggtagttatatattattataaaatattatgattactaATGATAATTGTGTATTAGTTTTAGAATGGAAATCCATTGTGAAAGGACACAGATCAGGGAACCGCAAATACTATGGCAATTAAGACATTTTGTGTTCCGATTTGAGGACAGGTAATTGATATAATAACTTAACTATCAAGCCCCATTATATAACGATTAATGTTATGATGTATTGAACCTAGTTCGCTATCAGCAAAagataattaaagtaatatcgTTTTTGGCCATAGTATCTAATGGCGTCTTTATGACCATGCTGATTTATTGATTTTGTCAAAAGCTAtcgtaaaattttaaatcaatgaaGGGATAAAATAAAAACCCGCAATTCAGAATACTTATTTTGCAATTACATTATTGGGTATGTATGTGTCTTGTATTCATCTCACTACCAAATTCAataggtaattatttttcaataaatatttatgtcatATATATGTGCCACTATAATAAAATCTAGTTTCAAAGTTGCaaagataaatttataaacaaaagttATAAACTTTCAATTACctttattaaaaaagttgaTTGTatcttttgtaaaataatattattatataaaatcatttggttacaaatatttttagaagCATCTATTATTTCTCCatctattgtatatattttttttctgctGTCTTCCCTTCTTCTACAACCCATACGGTACCGCTGTGTGCTTTGGTAAATATATTTGCTACAGCTTTTCCTACGTCATCAGCATTTTGCCATTGGTATTTATGTTTAGTCCATTTGCGCAAATCATCATAAGTATCATCATCTCTTACATTTCCATTCATGGGAAGTGCTGTACGCGTCAAACCTGGACATAACGTGATCACCCGTACACCAGATTTATCGTAGTTATACTTCTGACCAAGTGACCTTGAAAATGCAAGCACGGCAGCTTTCGATGCACCATAAGTATATGAGAACGGAAAAGATTCAAATCCGAAAATAGATGACACATTTATAATTGTTCCACCATTGCCATGGAAATCTTTTCTCATTAAATCGTAAAACTTCATTGTCCATTCCATGACAGCGATTGTATTTATTTCCATTGTGCGCCTGATGTTCTTCTCATCTAACACACCAGCATTATTTATTAAGACATCAACTGTTGTAAACACTTTTGTTATCTCCTTATAAATTTTGTCAAGGTCTTTAGTGACATCACACATAGTAAAAGTTACTCGATCAGCACCATATTTTTGCTTTAATTCGGTTGAGCTCTTTAACCCAAGTTTTTCATTCACATCTAACATAATAGCAAACTTTGCTCCCTGCTTTAAAAAATTGTCTACCATTGCCAAACCCAGTCCACCGGCGCTGCCGGTAACAACAATAACTTTTCCATTTATATCTATTGACATTTCTTAGATTACAAGTATTCTTTGTTACTTTTTACGCACATTTgcccaatcaagaggctaagtgtGTTAACAGCCCAGCTAAACTAACTAAACTAAGTACGTTTTAATCGACAACATGCACACGACTAACATTTTATGGGACCAGTTTATGCTAATCATTAATAAGAATAACATTACAATTTatctttacttttataattgtttcctttgtgtatattaaaaaaatattctctccTAGTATATGAATACTGGATCTCAAATTCCGCGGGAATCtgaaaggcaaagccaaattggcattGAAGAAACTATGGGACATACAGAGTCAATACTTCAATCCGGCCCACACTCTAACGCCACAAATATTGCAGTATTGTTCTCCTTTCCATTCTGGTGCACCTTAGCTCTTCAACTCGAACTACATATTTGATTAAGTGCAATCCAAGTGCTCttattgtcggggactcagtacTCTGTAAACGGATAGATCACTTGGGGTTAAATAGAGACATTGCTTTATAGTGCGACTTCTACCGATTTTATAACGGCGAACTCCGAAAATatatttgacctgattcctgccaccaaattccatcctcgcacgacacaccacaaaagAAGATATAATTCAACCAAAgatatcacaatttttttcagCATAAGGGCCTAGTGTCTAAGGAATTAATC
The nucleotide sequence above comes from Leptidea sinapis chromosome 12, ilLepSina1.1, whole genome shotgun sequence. Encoded proteins:
- the LOC126967338 gene encoding 15-hydroxyprostaglandin dehydrogenase [NAD(+)]-like; the encoded protein is MSIDINGKVIVVTGSAGGLGLAMVDNFLKQGAKFAIMLDVNEKLGLKSSTELKQKYGADRVTFTMCDVTKDLDKIYKEITKVFTTVDVLINNAGVLDEKNIRRTMEINTIAVMEWTMKFYDLMRKDFHGNGGTIINVSSIFGFESFPFSYTYGASKAAVLAFSRSLGQKYNYDKSGVRVITLCPGLTRTALPMNGNVRDDDTYDDLRKWTKHKYQWQNADDVGKAVANIFTKAHSGTVWVVEEGKTAEKKYIQ